From Strix uralensis isolate ZFMK-TIS-50842 chromosome 1, bStrUra1, whole genome shotgun sequence, a single genomic window includes:
- the NRSN1 gene encoding neurensin-1 — translation MSSYADICGSKHAQGSTEGGYQRYGVRSYLHQFYEDCTASIWEYEDDFQIQRSPSRWSSAFWKVGLISGMAFMLIGVTVLVVGFLVPPKIEALGKDDFVVVDTRAIQFNGSLDICKLVGAILFCVGGSTVAACLLMSAFAKSYSKEEKYLQQRFKERIADIKAHANPVTKAPAPGESKIPVTLSKVQNVQPLSET, via the exons ATGAGCTCCTATGCTGACATCTGCGGGTCCAAGCATGCGCAGGGCAGCACCGAGGGAGGGTACCAACGCTACGGAGTTCGGTCCTACCTGCATCAGTTTTATGAGGACTGCACAGCTTCAATTTGGGAGTATGAGGATGATTTTCAGATCCAGAGATCGCCTAGCAGGTGGAGCTCTGCATTCTGGAAG gTCGGACTCATCTCCGGGATGGCTTTTATGCTGATAGGTGTAACGGTTCTTGTAGTGGGTTTTCTTGTGCCACCGAAAATTGAAGCTCTTGGGAAAGATGATTTTGTTGTGGTGGATACCCGTGCCATTCAGTTTAATGGGTCCCTTGATATATGCAAGCTGGTAGGAGCAATCTTGTTTTGTGTTGGAGGGTCCACCGTGGCAGCATGTCTGCTGATGTCTGCTTTTGCTAAAAGTTACTCCAAAGAAGAAAAGTACCTCCAGCAAAGATTTAAAGAGAGGATAGCTGATATAAAAGCCCACGCAAACCCAGTCACAAAAGCGCCAGCACCAGGAGAATCAAAGATACCTGTCACTTTGTCCAAAGTTCAAAATGTCCAACCTTTATCTGAAACCTGA